From Halalkalicoccus sp. CG83, one genomic window encodes:
- a CDS encoding patatin-like phospholipase family protein yields the protein MSTDTDAEDPDRVAIACQGGGSHTAFTAGVLGRLLREREDRSFEPVALSGTSGGAVCAAAAWYGLLDGDAERAIETLEGVWRDMAARSLFDRMANEWTVRTAEIAERGWPVLEASPYDVPFTSVGRRRFLDTLESHIDFERVPDLAADADLDLIVGAADVTEGEFATFRNGEVTSKAVLASAAIPTLFEAVEIDDHWYWDGLFSQNPPIREFLEPRDLEDKPDEIWIIQINPRRRDEVPESLEEIADRRNELAGNLSLYQEVDFIEQVNEWVEEGTLSGEYKPVDVEFIEMGGELSTSSKLDRDPEFIERLMQRGARRAERFLDERAERRG from the coding sequence ATGAGCACCGATACCGACGCCGAGGACCCGGATCGCGTCGCGATCGCTTGTCAGGGCGGGGGAAGCCACACGGCGTTCACCGCCGGCGTGCTCGGGCGCCTCCTCCGCGAACGCGAGGATCGCTCGTTCGAGCCCGTCGCGCTCAGCGGCACCTCGGGGGGCGCCGTCTGTGCGGCCGCCGCCTGGTACGGGCTGCTCGACGGCGACGCCGAACGGGCCATCGAGACCCTCGAGGGGGTCTGGCGGGACATGGCAGCCCGCTCCCTGTTCGATCGAATGGCCAACGAGTGGACCGTCCGAACGGCGGAGATCGCCGAGCGGGGCTGGCCGGTTCTCGAGGCAAGCCCCTACGACGTGCCCTTCACGTCGGTCGGACGACGGCGCTTTCTCGACACGCTCGAGTCGCACATCGACTTCGAGCGGGTGCCCGACCTCGCTGCGGACGCCGACCTCGACCTGATCGTCGGGGCGGCCGACGTCACCGAGGGCGAGTTCGCCACCTTCCGAAACGGCGAGGTCACGTCGAAGGCGGTGCTCGCCTCGGCGGCGATCCCGACCCTGTTCGAGGCGGTCGAGATCGACGACCACTGGTACTGGGACGGGCTGTTCAGCCAGAACCCGCCGATCCGGGAGTTCCTCGAGCCCCGCGATCTCGAGGACAAGCCCGACGAGATCTGGATCATTCAGATCAACCCTCGACGCCGCGACGAGGTGCCCGAGTCGCTCGAGGAGATCGCCGACCGCCGCAACGAACTCGCGGGCAACCTCTCGCTCTACCAGGAGGTCGACTTCATCGAGCAGGTGAACGAGTGGGTCGAGGAGGGGACGCTCTCGGGGGAGTACAAGCCGGTCGACGTCGAGTTCATCGAGATGGGTGGCGAGCTGTCGACGTCCTCGAAACTGGATCGCGATCCGGAGTTCATCGAACGGCTGATGCAGCGCGGCGCTCGGCGCGCCGAGCGCTTCCTCGACGAGCGAGCCGAGCGTCGCGGCTGA
- a CDS encoding 30S ribosomal protein S7, with product MSAEEEQPEPDQPAGDEDVDTDAKLFGRWEVDGIEYADPSTKRYITITPIAHTMGRHASKQFQKSEISIVERLINRLMQTEENTGKKQQALGIVRDAFEIVHERTEENPVQVLVHAVENAGPREETVRLKYGGISVPKAVDVGPQRRVDQALKFIAEGAYSASYKSSTDASEALAQQLIGAADYDVQTSAINQKEEKERVAAAAR from the coding sequence ATGAGTGCAGAGGAAGAACAGCCGGAACCGGACCAGCCGGCCGGCGACGAGGACGTCGACACCGACGCGAAGCTGTTCGGCCGCTGGGAGGTCGACGGCATCGAGTACGCGGATCCGAGCACCAAGCGCTACATCACGATCACGCCCATCGCCCACACGATGGGCCGCCACGCCTCGAAGCAGTTCCAGAAGAGCGAGATCAGCATCGTCGAGCGGCTGATCAACCGCCTGATGCAGACCGAGGAGAACACGGGCAAGAAACAACAGGCGCTCGGGATCGTCCGCGACGCATTCGAGATCGTTCACGAGCGCACCGAGGAGAACCCGGTGCAGGTGCTCGTTCACGCCGTCGAGAACGCCGGCCCGCGCGAGGAGACGGTCCGGCTGAAGTACGGCGGGATCTCGGTTCCCAAGGCCGTCGACGTCGGCCCGCAGCGGCGCGTCGACCAGGCGCTGAAGTTCATCGCCGAGGGCGCCTACAGCGCCTCCTACAAGAGCTCGACCGACGCGAGTGAGGCGCTCGCACAGCAACTCATCGGCGCCGCCGACTACGACGTCCAGACCTCCGCGATCAACCAGAAGGAGGAGAAGGAACGCGTCGCCGCCGCCGCCCGGTAA
- the thiD gene encoding bifunctional hydroxymethylpyrimidine kinase/phosphomethylpyrimidine kinase, which yields MTREPAPQAPPVALTIAGSDSGGGAGIQADLKTMEAHGVFATTALTAITAQNTRGVERSHVLPLEEIDAQFDAVVSDFDVGAIKTGMLATSEVVDLVAEKLASYDAPAVIDPVMVAATGDRLLEPEAERAYERLIAEATLVTPNADEAAVLTGVEPEDAEDAREAGEALVETGAEAALVKGGHLPTEEVKDVLVTADGARTFEHARIETEANHGSGCTLASAITARLAAGEDLSEAVEGSLAFMERAVRYSLDVGEGPGAVHHLADLRNRAEREPTAEAVQGIVDRFGEENVRALVPEVGMNVVGATPYAEDVGETAAVEGRITRTMRGISPNGGVRFGASSHVARFLLAAREFDPALRFAVNCRFDEDVERALGALDAPSAEFDRTGKPDGVKREDGGAMEWGVRRAFGDGHEDGETPAAVIDRGEVGKEAIVKLVAPDAEILVERTLAVHDAL from the coding sequence GTGACCCGCGAACCGGCTCCCCAGGCGCCGCCGGTCGCGCTGACGATCGCGGGCAGCGACTCCGGCGGAGGGGCGGGGATCCAGGCCGACCTGAAGACGATGGAGGCCCACGGCGTCTTCGCGACGACTGCTCTGACCGCGATCACCGCCCAGAACACCCGCGGCGTCGAGCGTTCGCACGTCCTCCCGCTCGAGGAGATCGACGCCCAGTTCGACGCGGTCGTCTCCGATTTCGACGTCGGTGCGATCAAGACGGGGATGCTCGCGACGAGCGAGGTGGTCGACCTCGTCGCCGAGAAGCTCGCGAGCTACGACGCGCCTGCCGTGATCGACCCAGTGATGGTCGCCGCGACCGGGGATCGGCTGCTCGAACCCGAGGCCGAGCGCGCCTACGAGCGGCTGATCGCCGAGGCGACGCTCGTCACCCCGAACGCCGACGAGGCGGCCGTCCTGACGGGCGTCGAGCCCGAGGACGCCGAGGACGCCCGCGAGGCCGGCGAGGCGCTGGTGGAGACGGGCGCGGAGGCCGCGCTCGTGAAGGGCGGGCACCTGCCGACCGAGGAGGTGAAGGACGTGCTCGTCACCGCCGACGGCGCGCGAACGTTCGAACACGCCCGTATCGAGACCGAGGCGAACCACGGCTCGGGCTGTACGCTGGCCTCGGCGATCACCGCCCGACTCGCCGCCGGCGAGGACCTCTCCGAGGCCGTCGAGGGATCGTTGGCGTTCATGGAGCGCGCGGTGCGCTACTCGCTCGACGTGGGCGAGGGGCCGGGTGCGGTCCACCACCTCGCCGACCTACGAAACCGGGCCGAGCGCGAACCGACCGCCGAGGCCGTCCAGGGGATCGTCGACCGCTTCGGCGAGGAGAACGTGCGCGCGCTGGTGCCCGAGGTGGGGATGAACGTCGTCGGTGCAACCCCCTACGCCGAGGACGTCGGAGAGACCGCCGCGGTCGAGGGGCGGATCACCCGCACCATGAGGGGGATCAGTCCCAATGGAGGGGTGCGCTTCGGCGCGTCGAGCCACGTCGCGCGGTTCCTCCTCGCCGCCCGCGAGTTCGATCCCGCCCTCCGATTCGCCGTGAACTGCCGGTTCGACGAGGACGTGGAGCGGGCGCTCGGAGCGCTCGACGCGCCGAGCGCGGAGTTCGACCGTACCGGGAAGCCCGACGGCGTGAAACGCGAGGATGGGGGTGCGATGGAGTGGGGCGTCCGGCGGGCGTTCGGCGACGGGCACGAGGACGGGGAGACGCCCGCGGCCGTGATCGACCGCGGCGAGGTGGGCAAGGAGGCGATCGTGAAGCTCGTCGCCCCGGACGCGGAGATCCTGGTCGAGCGGACGCTCGCGGTTCACGACGCGCTCTGA
- a CDS encoding DUF7575 domain-containing protein: MHKRPWLAAVLAIVMPGLGHVYLRSWFRALLWFWMVVLSVVLFVPEGMVEGISSVSGAFALSSELPFEAQLALFAVIAFSAGDAYWQASRTKQRVEGRRCPHCGHELDEELELDFCHWCTEPLPSAAADAEEPAPTSR, translated from the coding sequence ATGCATAAACGGCCGTGGCTGGCGGCAGTCCTCGCCATCGTCATGCCCGGTCTCGGCCACGTCTATCTTCGGTCGTGGTTCCGGGCGTTGCTCTGGTTCTGGATGGTCGTTCTGTCGGTGGTGCTGTTCGTTCCGGAGGGGATGGTCGAGGGGATCAGTTCGGTGAGCGGCGCGTTCGCGCTCTCGTCCGAGCTCCCGTTCGAGGCCCAGCTCGCCCTGTTCGCGGTGATCGCGTTCAGCGCGGGCGACGCCTACTGGCAGGCGAGCCGGACGAAACAGCGCGTCGAGGGCCGGCGATGCCCTCACTGTGGTCACGAACTGGACGAGGAACTCGAACTCGACTTCTGTCACTGGTGTACCGAACCGCTCCCGAGCGCCGCGGCCGACGCCGAGGAGCCCGCTCCTACTTCTCGATGA
- a CDS encoding cupin domain-containing protein translates to MTNDYGMIDVTEAERTPSASSGTDHVDLVSELGCTEMRPKLWELSPGDTMSYHRQREQEEFYYVLEGPARIRIGDERMDVPEGTAIRIPPETPRRVFNDTDHEHRWLIVGAPPVENDGEVFEE, encoded by the coding sequence ATGACGAACGACTACGGCATGATCGACGTCACCGAAGCCGAGCGGACGCCCTCCGCCTCGTCGGGGACCGACCACGTCGACCTCGTCTCCGAACTGGGCTGTACGGAGATGCGCCCGAAGCTGTGGGAGCTCTCGCCGGGCGATACGATGAGCTACCACCGCCAGCGCGAACAGGAGGAGTTCTACTACGTGCTCGAGGGGCCCGCGCGGATCCGTATCGGCGACGAACGGATGGACGTCCCCGAAGGGACGGCGATCCGGATCCCGCCCGAGACCCCCAGACGGGTGTTCAACGACACCGACCACGAGCACCGCTGGTTGATCGTCGGCGCGCCCCCCGTGGAGAACGACGGCGAGGTGTTCGAGGAGTAA
- a CDS encoding ArsA family ATPase, producing the protein MTQFVLYGGKGGVGKTTCAAATGLSLAESGHETLVLSTDPAHSLSDSFETDLGGEPREVRPRLWAAEIDPDERAEQYRELASGLAADLRSAGLQLDDEDVEEVFGAGVPAGGDEVAALDVFVEFADSERWEYVVLDTAPTGHTLRLLDLPDVMSATLKKTLSVRGQVQRLADSAKRMTMGPAYYFGGGRRSEEGDGFADLKARMERARDLLKDPDRTEFRVVLLPETMAISESERLVERLDEAGLPVRTAVVNRVLEEIDEDCERCRTRQDLHEQRLAEIDERFAGLDVRTLPDRVGEVHGIESLEAIAKRLGV; encoded by the coding sequence GTGACCCAGTTCGTTCTCTACGGCGGGAAGGGCGGCGTCGGCAAGACCACCTGTGCGGCCGCGACGGGCCTCTCGCTCGCGGAATCGGGCCACGAGACGCTCGTGCTCTCGACGGACCCGGCCCACTCGCTCTCGGACTCGTTCGAGACCGACCTCGGCGGCGAGCCCCGGGAGGTCCGCCCCCGGCTGTGGGCGGCCGAGATCGACCCCGACGAGCGCGCCGAGCAGTACCGCGAACTGGCCTCGGGACTCGCAGCCGACCTGCGGTCGGCCGGCCTCCAGCTCGACGACGAGGACGTCGAGGAGGTGTTCGGCGCCGGAGTGCCAGCGGGCGGCGACGAGGTGGCGGCGCTCGACGTCTTCGTCGAGTTCGCCGACTCCGAGCGCTGGGAGTACGTCGTCCTCGACACCGCGCCGACGGGCCACACCCTGCGACTGCTCGACCTGCCCGACGTGATGAGCGCCACCCTCAAGAAGACGCTCTCGGTCCGAGGGCAGGTCCAGCGGCTCGCGGACTCCGCGAAGCGGATGACGATGGGGCCGGCCTACTACTTCGGCGGCGGACGGCGAAGCGAGGAGGGAGACGGGTTCGCCGACCTGAAGGCGCGAATGGAGCGCGCCCGCGACCTGCTGAAGGACCCCGATCGGACCGAGTTCCGCGTCGTGTTGCTTCCCGAGACGATGGCGATCAGCGAGTCCGAGCGACTGGTCGAACGGCTGGACGAGGCGGGTCTGCCGGTACGAACCGCCGTCGTCAACCGGGTGCTTGAGGAGATCGACGAGGACTGCGAGCGGTGTCGTACCCGCCAGGACCTCCACGAACAGCGCCTCGCTGAGATCGACGAGCGCTTCGCCGGCCTCGACGTTCGGACGCTCCCCGACCGGGTCGGCGAGGTCCACGGCATCGAGTCCCTGGAGGCGATCGCGAAGCGGCTCGGCGTGTAG
- a CDS encoding 5-formyltetrahydrofolate cyclo-ligase, with translation MDKPTIRERIWDALEQSGEARFPFPPHGRIPNFAGADEAARPLADRPEWADARTVKANPDAPQLPVRRRALRAGKTLYMAQPRLRDEKPFLELDPAEVSDIDEATTVSGVSDHGVPVGPDEMPEIDLIVSGSVAVTEDGARIGKGEGYSDLEFAVLRELDLVTDDTPTATTVHGMQVVDEDVDIEPHDVSMDLIVTPERTIRTEAGGKPAGIDWSLLSEERLDEIPVLRRLEGEIEE, from the coding sequence ATGGACAAACCGACGATCCGTGAGCGGATCTGGGACGCTCTCGAGCAGAGCGGCGAAGCGCGCTTTCCGTTCCCGCCCCACGGGCGCATCCCTAACTTCGCGGGGGCCGATGAGGCCGCCCGGCCGCTGGCCGACCGGCCCGAGTGGGCGGACGCTCGGACGGTGAAGGCAAACCCCGACGCCCCACAGCTTCCCGTACGAAGGCGGGCTCTCCGGGCGGGAAAGACCCTCTACATGGCCCAGCCACGTCTCCGCGACGAGAAGCCGTTTCTCGAACTCGATCCCGCGGAGGTCAGCGATATCGACGAGGCGACCACCGTCTCGGGCGTCTCGGATCACGGCGTTCCGGTCGGGCCCGACGAGATGCCCGAGATCGATCTGATCGTCTCCGGCAGCGTAGCGGTCACCGAGGACGGCGCGCGAATCGGCAAGGGCGAGGGCTACTCCGATCTGGAGTTCGCCGTCCTTCGCGAGCTCGACCTCGTGACCGACGACACCCCGACGGCGACCACCGTCCACGGGATGCAGGTCGTCGACGAGGACGTCGATATCGAGCCTCACGACGTCTCGATGGACCTGATCGTCACACCCGAGCGGACGATTCGGACCGAGGCCGGCGGGAAGCCCGCGGGGATCGACTGGTCGCTCCTCTCGGAGGAACGACTCGACGAGATTCCCGTCCTCCGTCGTCTGGAGGGCGAGATCGAGGAGTGA
- a CDS encoding elongation factor EF-2 — MGRRKKIVQECERLMDNPEHIRNIAIAAHVDHGKTTLTDNLLAGAGMISDETAGQQLAMDTEEDEQERGITIDAANVSMTHEYEDTNHLINLIDTPGHVDFGGDVTRAMRAVDGALVVVDAVEGAMPQTETVVRQALREGVKPTLFINKVDRLISELQEGPQEMQQRLVSVIDDVNELIRGMTEDMDDIDDWTVSVEDGTVAFGSALYKWGVSMPSMQRTGIDFGDIIELERNGNRQELHERTPLSNVVLDMVCEHFPNPVDAQPRRIPRIWRGDDESDIAETMRLVDDEGEVVLMVTDIGIDPHAGEIAAGRVFSGTIEKGQELYVSGTAGKNRVQSVGIYMGGEREEVEHVPAGNIAAVTGLRDAIAGSTVSSVEMTPFESIEHISEPVITKSVEAKSMDDLPKLIETLRQVSKEDPTIQITINEDTGEHLISGQGELHLEVITQRIERNQGIPVNTGEPIVVYREAVRGATETVEGISPNRHNRFYLTVEPLSEEIVDQIKLGDVSMDMPEQERREALQEAGMDKDTSQNVEHIFGTNVFIDDTKGIQHLNETMELVIEGLEDALDEGPLAAEPVQGTLIRLNDARLHEDTIHRGPAQVIPAVRRAVHRALIHARVSLMEPIQNVRIDVPSEHMGAASGEIQGRRGRVDDMYQEGDLMVIEGIAPVGEMIGFSSDIRSATEGRASWNTENAGFRIMSDNLQREKIMEIRERKGMKLELPEAVDYF, encoded by the coding sequence ATGGGTAGACGCAAGAAGATCGTTCAGGAGTGTGAACGGCTGATGGACAACCCGGAGCACATCCGGAACATCGCCATCGCCGCACACGTCGATCACGGCAAGACGACGCTGACGGACAACCTGCTCGCCGGCGCGGGCATGATCTCCGACGAGACCGCCGGCCAGCAGCTCGCGATGGACACCGAGGAGGACGAACAGGAACGGGGCATCACGATCGACGCCGCGAACGTCTCGATGACCCACGAGTACGAGGACACCAACCACCTCATCAACCTCATCGACACGCCGGGCCACGTCGACTTCGGGGGCGACGTCACCCGTGCGATGCGCGCGGTCGACGGCGCGCTCGTGGTCGTCGACGCCGTCGAGGGCGCGATGCCCCAGACCGAGACCGTCGTCCGGCAGGCGCTGCGCGAGGGCGTCAAGCCCACGCTGTTCATCAACAAGGTCGACCGGCTCATCAGCGAGCTCCAGGAGGGCCCCCAGGAGATGCAACAGCGCCTCGTGTCGGTCATCGATGACGTCAACGAGCTCATCCGCGGAATGACCGAGGACATGGACGACATCGACGACTGGACCGTCTCCGTCGAGGACGGGACGGTCGCGTTCGGCTCGGCGCTCTACAAGTGGGGCGTCTCGATGCCGTCGATGCAGCGAACCGGCATCGACTTCGGCGACATCATCGAGCTCGAGCGAAACGGGAACCGCCAGGAGCTCCACGAGCGCACGCCGCTCTCGAACGTCGTGCTCGACATGGTCTGTGAGCACTTCCCCAACCCCGTCGACGCCCAGCCTCGACGTATCCCGCGCATCTGGCGCGGCGACGACGAGTCGGACATCGCGGAGACGATGCGGCTGGTCGACGACGAGGGCGAGGTCGTCCTGATGGTCACCGACATCGGTATCGACCCTCACGCCGGCGAGATCGCCGCCGGTCGCGTGTTCTCCGGTACCATCGAGAAGGGCCAGGAGCTCTACGTCTCGGGCACCGCGGGGAAGAACCGCGTCCAGTCGGTCGGCATCTACATGGGCGGCGAGCGCGAGGAGGTCGAACACGTCCCCGCCGGCAACATCGCCGCGGTCACCGGGCTTCGGGACGCGATCGCAGGTTCGACCGTCTCCAGCGTCGAGATGACGCCGTTCGAGTCGATCGAGCACATCTCCGAGCCCGTCATCACGAAGAGCGTCGAGGCGAAGAGCATGGACGACCTGCCGAAGCTCATCGAGACGCTGCGCCAGGTCTCGAAGGAGGATCCCACGATCCAGATCACCATCAACGAGGACACCGGCGAGCACCTGATCTCGGGTCAGGGCGAGCTCCACCTCGAGGTCATCACCCAGCGCATCGAGCGCAACCAGGGCATCCCGGTCAACACCGGTGAGCCGATCGTCGTCTACCGCGAGGCGGTCCGCGGGGCGACCGAGACCGTCGAGGGGATCTCGCCGAACCGCCACAACCGGTTCTACCTCACCGTCGAGCCGCTCTCGGAGGAGATCGTCGACCAGATCAAGCTCGGCGACGTCTCGATGGACATGCCCGAACAGGAGCGCCGCGAGGCGCTCCAGGAGGCGGGCATGGACAAGGACACCTCCCAGAACGTCGAGCACATCTTCGGCACCAACGTCTTCATCGACGACACGAAGGGGATCCAGCACCTCAACGAGACGATGGAGCTCGTCATCGAGGGGCTCGAGGATGCCCTCGACGAGGGGCCGCTCGCGGCCGAGCCCGTCCAGGGGACGCTGATCCGGCTGAACGACGCGCGCCTGCACGAGGACACCATCCATCGTGGCCCCGCACAGGTCATCCCCGCAGTCCGTCGGGCGGTCCACCGCGCGCTGATCCACGCTCGCGTCTCGCTGATGGAGCCGATCCAGAACGTCCGCATCGACGTGCCCAGCGAGCACATGGGTGCTGCGAGCGGCGAGATCCAGGGTCGACGCGGCCGCGTCGACGACATGTACCAGGAGGGTGACCTCATGGTGATCGAGGGGATCGCCCCCGTCGGGGAGATGATCGGCTTCTCGAGCGACATCCGCTCGGCGACGGAGGGTCGTGCGTCCTGGAACACCGAGAACGCCGGCTTCCGCATCATGTCCGACAACCTCCAGCGCGAGAAGATCATGGAGATCCGCGAGCGAAAGGGGATGAAGCTCGAACTCCCTGAGGCCGTCGACTACTTCTAA
- a CDS encoding DUF5781 family protein, which produces MDVHVTGAAPPSPFLSARDVFETEYDLSLPVQVRIREDPDERTWTSHPGEYHVLNISRQAATSAMARELALHEFAHMHRNEQAHPSHTQSTDEALFLALTGRTVERRKLAHCYQIANHMKDIYADDITLTLGPADKLVSFLESSLASALADRPGVPPRPGSQRLSTATDPDIAAVNAAFALALVERHDLVSEDHRLYDLARAAAQDAPEVAFEAFRRRFKGLADDPDESEYRKALVETTRSYVVPAERAAD; this is translated from the coding sequence ATGGACGTGCACGTGACCGGTGCCGCCCCGCCCTCCCCGTTTCTGAGCGCTCGTGACGTCTTCGAGACCGAGTACGACCTCTCACTCCCGGTCCAGGTCCGCATCCGGGAGGACCCCGACGAGCGCACCTGGACCTCGCATCCCGGCGAGTACCACGTTCTCAACATCTCCCGACAGGCCGCCACCAGCGCGATGGCCCGCGAACTCGCGCTCCACGAGTTCGCTCACATGCACAGAAACGAGCAGGCCCACCCATCGCACACCCAGTCGACCGACGAGGCGCTCTTTCTCGCGCTCACCGGGCGGACGGTCGAGCGCCGGAAGCTCGCGCACTGCTACCAGATCGCGAACCACATGAAGGACATCTACGCCGACGACATCACGCTCACGCTCGGGCCCGCCGACAAGCTCGTCTCCTTCCTCGAGTCGAGCCTCGCGTCAGCGCTGGCGGATCGGCCCGGCGTCCCACCGCGACCCGGCTCCCAGCGGCTCTCGACGGCGACGGATCCCGACATCGCCGCCGTCAACGCGGCGTTCGCGCTCGCGCTGGTCGAACGTCACGACCTCGTCTCGGAGGACCACCGCCTCTACGACCTGGCACGCGCCGCCGCTCAGGACGCGCCCGAGGTGGCGTTCGAGGCGTTTAGGCGCCGGTTCAAGGGCCTCGCGGACGACCCCGACGAGAGCGAGTACCGCAAGGCGCTCGTCGAGACGACCCGTTCGTACGTCGTCCCCGCGGAACGAGCCGCCGATTAG
- a CDS encoding AIR synthase family protein: MSDLGKVDRAFFDEYIYPNLGADRDDVSLAPQHGVDFGVIETGGRAIALATDPVFVMPSLGFDRAAWFAFHILMSDVAVSGIPPTHLSVDLNLPAEITDEQFATVWETMDEEARELGVSIVTGHTGRYAGCNYPMVGGGTALAVGDPGDLVRPDGARSGQKVLITKGPAIEATGLLSIQFEEILDLEDDVMAAAKDRFYDMSPVKDALVASAAGPVTAMHDATEGGIYGGLHEIARAGGVRIDVERDAIPVLDGVPETCAAFDIDPWISISEGTLLLTVEEEGAADVLAALESEGVPAAIVGETSEGEGVHFDGEAVERPERDPFWAAFEQGMAELEGEQ, encoded by the coding sequence ATGAGCGATCTCGGCAAGGTGGATCGGGCGTTCTTCGACGAGTACATCTACCCGAACCTCGGCGCGGACCGCGACGACGTGAGCCTCGCACCGCAGCACGGCGTCGACTTCGGCGTGATCGAAACCGGAGGGAGGGCGATCGCGCTCGCGACCGACCCCGTGTTCGTCATGCCCTCGCTGGGGTTCGACCGGGCGGCGTGGTTCGCCTTCCACATCCTGATGAGCGACGTCGCGGTCTCGGGGATCCCGCCGACGCACCTCTCGGTCGACCTGAACCTCCCCGCGGAGATCACCGACGAGCAGTTCGCTACCGTCTGGGAGACGATGGACGAGGAGGCCCGCGAACTCGGCGTCTCGATCGTGACGGGCCACACCGGTCGGTACGCCGGCTGCAACTACCCGATGGTCGGCGGGGGCACCGCGCTCGCGGTGGGCGATCCCGGCGACCTCGTTCGGCCCGACGGCGCCCGCTCCGGCCAGAAGGTGCTGATCACGAAGGGGCCGGCGATCGAGGCGACCGGCCTGCTCTCGATCCAGTTCGAGGAGATCCTCGATCTCGAGGACGACGTGATGGCGGCGGCGAAGGACCGCTTCTACGACATGAGTCCCGTCAAGGACGCGCTGGTGGCCTCGGCTGCCGGGCCCGTCACCGCGATGCACGACGCCACCGAGGGAGGCATCTACGGCGGTCTCCACGAGATCGCCCGCGCCGGCGGCGTGCGCATCGACGTCGAGCGCGACGCGATCCCCGTCCTCGACGGCGTTCCGGAGACCTGCGCGGCGTTCGACATCGACCCGTGGATCTCGATCAGCGAGGGCACCCTGCTGTTGACCGTCGAGGAAGAGGGCGCCGCGGACGTCCTCGCCGCGCTCGAGAGCGAGGGGGTCCCCGCCGCGATCGTCGGCGAGACGAGCGAGGGCGAGGGCGTCCACTTCGACGGCGAGGCGGTCGAGCGTCCCGAGCGCGACCCCTTCTGGGCCGCCTTCGAGCAGGGGATGGCCGAACTAGAGGGCGAGCAGTGA
- a CDS encoding 3-dehydroquinate synthase II has translation MTRSVWLKADDAVGDWEARKRRITAGLEAGVDWVLVDEGDVQRVRELGAVNVAAFRSGGDVHVMDVEEAEPPEVEATVVGKKGEGDGTVDLPEDFSGSADLSELRRESDVPQGAYVRILDEYYEAFAEEAAQEAEYTFVIGEDWTIIPLENLIARIGDETELIAGVQTPEEARTAFETLERGADAVLLDSDDPDVIRETVAVRDRSRRETLELEWAEITEVEQTGSADRVCVDTGSLMEHDEGMLVGSMSRGLFFVHAETAESPYVASRPFRVNAGAVHAYVRTPDGGTRYLSELESGDEVQIVDAEGNTREAIVGRVKIERRPMFRIEAETDGGDRVATLLQNAETIKVRTRDGRKAVTDLDVGDEVLLYHETVARHFGEAVEERIIEK, from the coding sequence ATGACACGATCCGTCTGGCTCAAGGCCGACGACGCCGTCGGCGACTGGGAGGCGCGCAAACGCCGAATCACCGCCGGCCTCGAGGCGGGGGTGGACTGGGTGCTCGTCGACGAGGGCGACGTCCAACGGGTTCGGGAACTCGGCGCGGTGAACGTCGCTGCCTTCCGGTCGGGCGGCGACGTCCACGTGATGGACGTCGAGGAGGCCGAACCGCCCGAGGTGGAGGCGACCGTCGTCGGGAAGAAGGGCGAGGGCGACGGGACGGTCGATCTCCCCGAGGACTTCTCCGGCTCGGCGGACCTCTCGGAGCTTCGGCGCGAGAGCGACGTCCCGCAGGGGGCGTACGTCCGCATCCTCGACGAGTACTACGAGGCGTTCGCCGAGGAGGCGGCCCAGGAGGCCGAGTACACGTTCGTGATCGGCGAGGACTGGACGATCATCCCCCTCGAGAACCTCATCGCCCGCATCGGCGACGAGACGGAGCTGATCGCCGGCGTACAGACGCCCGAGGAGGCCCGCACCGCATTCGAGACCCTCGAACGGGGGGCCGACGCCGTCCTGCTCGACTCCGACGATCCCGACGTCATCCGCGAGACCGTCGCCGTGCGCGATCGCTCCCGGCGGGAGACGCTCGAGCTGGAGTGGGCCGAGATCACCGAGGTCGAGCAGACCGGCAGCGCCGACCGGGTCTGCGTCGACACCGGGAGTCTGATGGAACACGACGAGGGGATGCTCGTCGGCTCGATGAGTCGGGGGCTCTTCTTCGTCCACGCCGAGACCGCCGAGTCGCCGTACGTCGCCTCGCGACCGTTCCGAGTGAACGCCGGCGCCGTCCACGCCTACGTCCGCACGCCCGACGGCGGAACGCGGTACCTCTCTGAACTGGAGAGCGGCGACGAGGTCCAGATCGTCGACGCCGAGGGCAACACCCGCGAGGCGATCGTCGGCCGGGTGAAGATCGAACGCCGACCGATGTTCCGAATCGAGGCCGAGACCGATGGCGGCGACCGGGTGGCGACGCTGTTACAGAACGCGGAGACGATCAAGGTCCGGACCCGTGATGGTCGCAAGGCCGTCACCGACCTCGATGTCGGCGACGAGGTGCTGCTCTACCACGAGACGGTGGCGCGTCACTTCGGCGAGGCCGTCGAGGAGCGAATCATCGAGAAGTAG